The following proteins are co-located in the Sporosarcina pasteurii genome:
- a CDS encoding MFS domain-containing histidine kinase encodes MKNKNYMVFVWAALVALIIMSIPTAIRLGPEMIGKKFIDSHEFQGEMEGFYYTLSTTVLNPIQFDEAKGKIIVTDEEIEEHRMRYGNLSDQVMNIQEQYEGRITEAEESGNEQLKETLIKERDTKIADIELNFESDEHVEKKVLAGKVSALKQFLAENQQSARSAFPIAYHLTDVKTGEVFTQGDVDVPAIYKKTFGEVDDYFKANTVISESEYNHYSVSYYDDGYELTAADFANIQQPVRQFEGVIVVSEKALQGSYLKDHLASFNKKKYRNYTLWILSIGALYLLLTKIKFKKKWVTENRFVRSYNGLKIDVKVFIFMFSLLLTFEFIHRDATGAFFYNDYYSGAWMDQLFWLIALAMSILFLAFQLVNSIERWKQAGVFERDFAESYVVSFLKSFQTMFLNRTLGVQMFILLIGFFLAGFGFAIVAIQPFLILAYLPAVFFLGLPVLYIFVKRSAYLNRIFSSTEKMANGTLHEEIKVKGKSPLANHARHLNQLREGVQISISEQAKSERLKTELITNVSHDLRTPLTSIITYTDLLKSTNLTEEDRLKYVDIIDKKSARLKTLIEDLFEVSKMASGNLELHKQKVDLTQLLQQALAENEEEISNSSLDFRVQLPESALVADVDGQRWWRVLDNLIVNALKYSMSGTRVYLYLDRVGDRAQFVVKNISKYELSENSDELFERFKRADTSRHTDGSGLGLAIAQSIVEMHEGDMQIDIDGDLFKVTVEIPVE; translated from the coding sequence ATGAAAAACAAAAATTATATGGTGTTCGTATGGGCAGCCCTCGTTGCATTAATTATCATGTCGATTCCAACTGCGATTCGATTGGGCCCCGAAATGATAGGGAAAAAGTTTATTGATTCACACGAGTTCCAAGGTGAAATGGAAGGTTTTTATTATACGCTTAGCACGACCGTATTAAATCCTATCCAGTTCGATGAAGCAAAGGGAAAAATCATTGTCACAGATGAAGAGATTGAAGAACATCGAATGCGCTACGGTAATCTTTCTGACCAAGTGATGAATATACAAGAGCAATATGAAGGTCGTATTACAGAAGCGGAAGAATCGGGAAATGAACAATTAAAAGAAACGCTGATTAAAGAACGCGATACGAAAATTGCCGATATAGAGCTAAACTTTGAAAGTGATGAACATGTTGAGAAGAAAGTATTGGCAGGAAAAGTTTCTGCGCTGAAACAATTTTTAGCGGAAAATCAACAATCAGCTAGAAGCGCTTTTCCGATTGCCTATCATTTAACAGATGTAAAAACTGGGGAAGTTTTTACGCAGGGGGATGTTGACGTTCCTGCAATTTATAAAAAAACGTTTGGAGAAGTAGACGATTATTTTAAGGCGAATACTGTAATAAGTGAAAGTGAGTATAATCATTATTCGGTATCCTATTATGATGATGGTTATGAACTAACCGCTGCTGATTTTGCGAATATCCAGCAACCAGTTCGACAATTTGAAGGCGTTATCGTCGTCTCAGAAAAAGCGTTACAAGGAAGTTATTTAAAAGATCATCTTGCAAGTTTTAATAAGAAGAAATATAGAAACTATACTTTATGGATTCTTTCTATTGGTGCACTCTATCTATTATTGACAAAAATAAAGTTTAAGAAAAAATGGGTAACGGAAAATCGATTTGTGCGATCTTATAATGGATTAAAAATTGATGTGAAAGTATTTATCTTCATGTTTTCACTCTTACTAACATTTGAGTTTATCCACCGAGATGCGACTGGGGCTTTCTTTTATAATGATTATTATTCGGGGGCATGGATGGACCAGTTATTTTGGTTGATTGCTTTAGCTATGAGTATATTATTTTTAGCCTTCCAACTTGTGAATAGTATTGAGCGTTGGAAACAAGCGGGCGTGTTTGAACGGGATTTTGCAGAGAGTTATGTAGTGAGTTTCTTAAAATCATTCCAAACGATGTTCTTAAATCGAACGTTAGGCGTACAAATGTTTATTCTGCTCATTGGTTTTTTCTTAGCTGGTTTCGGTTTTGCAATAGTAGCGATTCAACCGTTTTTGATACTTGCCTATTTGCCTGCTGTATTCTTTTTGGGATTGCCGGTCCTCTATATTTTTGTGAAGCGTTCGGCTTACTTAAACCGAATATTTTCTTCGACTGAAAAAATGGCAAACGGCACATTGCATGAAGAAATTAAAGTGAAAGGGAAGTCACCGCTTGCAAATCACGCGCGTCATTTAAACCAACTGCGTGAAGGGGTACAAATTTCAATTAGCGAACAAGCGAAAAGTGAACGGTTAAAAACAGAATTGATCACGAATGTGAGTCATGATTTAAGAACGCCGTTAACTTCTATCATTACGTATACAGACTTATTAAAATCAACGAACTTAACGGAAGAGGATCGTTTAAAATATGTCGACATTATCGATAAAAAATCAGCACGTTTAAAAACGCTCATTGAGGATTTATTTGAAGTGTCGAAAATGGCGAGCGGAAACTTAGAACTCCATAAACAAAAGGTTGATTTAACGCAGTTATTGCAACAAGCATTGGCAGAAAATGAGGAAGAGATTTCAAATTCATCACTAGACTTTCGGGTACAATTACCAGAATCCGCTCTCGTTGCAGATGTGGATGGGCAAAGATGGTGGCGCGTGTTGGACAATTTAATTGTCAACGCGTTGAAATATTCGATGTCCGGTACGAGGGTTTATCTTTATCTTGATCGTGTTGGTGACCGTGCTCAATTTGTTGTGAAAAATATTTCTAAGTATGAATTAAGTGAAAATAGTGATGAACTGTTTGAACGATTTAAACGAGCAGACACCTCTCGTCATACAGATGGCTCAGGACTCGGGCTTGCTATCGCACAATCCATTGTCGAAATGCACGAAGGTGACATGCAAATCGATATAGATGGTGATCTATTTAAAGTAACTGTGGAAATACCGGTGGAATGA
- a CDS encoding aliphatic sulfonate ABC transporter substrate-binding protein, translating to MKKWIKLLTVIVSVTFIFAACSSAGGEEKNKPKKVVLDYAYYSPTSLALKEFGWAEEVFNEEGIEVEWVLSQGSNKALEFLNSKSVDFGSTAGAAALIAKSNGSPIESVYIFSKPEWTALVTTGDSNIASVEDLKGKKVAATLGTDPYIFLLRSLEEAGLSSKDLEIVNLQHSDGANALLTNQVDAWAGLDPHMAKVEIDSGAALFLRDHDKNTYGTLNVRSEFAEQHPEVVERVIEVYEKARKWVVENPEEAAEILAKEADMALEVAQKSLERNDFSDPIPGAKQIEALNAAGDVLQAENVIKENVDVEKIVNELIIDRYSKKAIE from the coding sequence ATGAAAAAATGGATTAAATTATTAACAGTCATTGTTAGCGTAACGTTCATCTTCGCGGCTTGTTCATCCGCGGGGGGAGAGGAAAAGAATAAACCGAAAAAAGTTGTTTTGGATTATGCATATTACTCGCCGACAAGCCTTGCGCTTAAAGAGTTTGGCTGGGCAGAAGAAGTATTTAATGAAGAAGGCATTGAAGTGGAATGGGTGCTGAGTCAAGGAAGCAATAAGGCGCTTGAGTTTTTAAACTCTAAAAGTGTCGACTTTGGTTCAACGGCAGGCGCAGCAGCATTAATTGCGAAGTCAAACGGTTCTCCAATTGAGTCTGTTTATATTTTTTCAAAACCTGAATGGACAGCGCTTGTGACAACGGGCGATTCAAACATCGCATCAGTAGAAGATTTAAAAGGAAAGAAAGTAGCTGCAACATTAGGTACCGACCCATATATTTTCCTACTTCGTTCATTGGAGGAGGCAGGATTGTCATCAAAGGATTTGGAAATCGTGAATTTACAGCACTCAGATGGAGCGAATGCACTTTTAACAAATCAAGTCGATGCATGGGCCGGGTTGGACCCGCATATGGCAAAAGTTGAAATTGATTCTGGTGCGGCATTATTTTTACGCGATCATGATAAAAACACATACGGAACGTTGAATGTACGATCCGAATTTGCGGAACAACATCCAGAAGTTGTTGAAAGAGTAATTGAAGTATATGAAAAGGCAAGAAAATGGGTTGTAGAAAATCCAGAGGAAGCCGCTGAAATCCTAGCAAAAGAGGCGGATATGGCACTTGAAGTTGCACAAAAGAGTCTAGAACGAAACGACTTTTCGGACCCGATCCCAGGCGCGAAGCAAATTGAAGCACTGAATGCAGCTGGTGATGTGTTGCAGGCTGAAAATGTCATTAAAGAAAATGTTGATGTTGAAAAAATTGTTAATGAATTAATTATTGATCGGTATTCAAAAAAGGCAATCGAATGA
- a CDS encoding ABC transporter permease — MTVKIDENELLEAKEKSVKVGAELKKVRGFALGFIIPVVLLVVWEAAVRFNLLDAYVFPAPTTILQKIIELAKEGTLWGHVGITFFRVLIGFLAGTVAAVVLGSVVGYFKWFEQLMDPLIQAFRSIPSLAWVPLFILWMGIGEASKVMLIAVGVFFPIYLNIVSGIQGVDRKLIEVGKIYHFTPLQTVRRIIFPASLPSFLVGLRSGVGLGWMFVVAAELMGASQGLGYLLVLGQNTYSPELIIASIILFAIIGKTTDYLLKSLEARALKWQDNLQNQL, encoded by the coding sequence ATGACGGTCAAAATAGATGAAAATGAATTGCTTGAAGCGAAAGAGAAGTCGGTTAAAGTCGGTGCTGAATTAAAAAAGGTGAGGGGTTTCGCACTTGGCTTCATTATTCCGGTTGTTCTTTTAGTCGTATGGGAAGCAGCTGTACGTTTCAACTTACTCGACGCCTATGTCTTTCCCGCTCCGACAACGATTTTACAAAAGATTATTGAATTAGCGAAAGAAGGTACGCTTTGGGGGCATGTAGGAATTACTTTCTTCCGCGTATTGATTGGTTTTCTAGCAGGAACGGTAGCCGCGGTAGTATTGGGGTCTGTTGTCGGCTACTTTAAATGGTTTGAGCAGCTGATGGACCCGTTAATTCAAGCATTTCGTTCGATTCCATCTTTGGCCTGGGTCCCATTGTTCATCTTGTGGATGGGAATTGGAGAGGCTTCGAAAGTGATGTTAATTGCAGTAGGTGTGTTTTTCCCAATCTATTTGAATATCGTTTCAGGTATTCAAGGGGTCGACCGCAAATTAATCGAAGTGGGGAAGATTTATCATTTCACACCGTTACAAACGGTTCGCCGAATTATTTTTCCAGCTTCACTTCCGTCGTTTCTAGTCGGTTTACGTAGCGGAGTCGGGTTAGGATGGATGTTCGTTGTCGCTGCTGAATTAATGGGAGCGAGTCAAGGGCTCGGCTATTTACTCGTTCTTGGTCAAAATACGTATTCACCAGAACTCATCATTGCCAGCATTATTTTATTTGCAATCATCGGGAAAACGACCGATTACTTATTGAAATCCTTGGAAGCCCGCGCTTTAAAGTGGCAAGACAATCTACAAAATCAACTATGA